The uncultured Desulfobulbus sp. genome window below encodes:
- a CDS encoding bifunctional precorrin-2 dehydrogenase/sirohydrochlorin ferrochelatase has protein sequence MYPVNLQLEDKLCVVVGGGVVAARKVRGLVAAGGRIRIVSPVLGEQLQACTQKEYFEWRQKKFESADLDGAFLVFAATDNPNVQQAIVAAAHSRGLLVNVADGPELCDFQIPAVVRRGDLSISIATGGKTPAVAALVRRHLEQVVGEEYALLTELVGVIRQDITSLAISDGEKKILFQKILQEDIVTWLRERQWHKVQERLEAVIGRPLGRDLEVLIKENP, from the coding sequence ATGTACCCAGTGAACCTGCAGCTTGAGGACAAGCTTTGCGTGGTCGTCGGCGGCGGCGTGGTTGCAGCTCGCAAGGTTCGGGGGCTTGTTGCGGCCGGTGGCCGTATACGCATCGTCAGCCCTGTCTTGGGTGAACAGCTACAAGCCTGCACGCAGAAGGAATATTTCGAGTGGCGGCAGAAGAAATTTGAGTCTGCCGACTTAGACGGTGCCTTCCTCGTCTTTGCAGCTACGGACAACCCGAACGTCCAGCAGGCCATCGTCGCTGCTGCCCATAGTCGAGGGCTGCTGGTGAATGTGGCCGATGGTCCGGAGCTCTGTGATTTTCAGATACCGGCCGTGGTGCGACGGGGTGATTTGAGCATCAGTATAGCCACCGGTGGGAAAACACCGGCGGTTGCGGCCCTGGTCCGCAGGCACCTTGAACAGGTTGTCGGCGAAGAATACGCTCTGCTCACCGAGCTGGTTGGGGTAATCCGCCAGGATATCACCTCGCTTGCTATCAGTGATGGAGAGAAAAAGATTCTGTTTCAAAAGATTCTTCAGGAAGATATAGTCACCTGGCTTCGAGAACGGCAATGGCACAAGGTGCAGGAACGTCTTGAAGCGGTGATTGGTCGGCCCTTGGGTCGAGATCTGGAGGTACTGATCAAGGAGAATCCATGA
- the ccsB gene encoding c-type cytochrome biogenesis protein CcsB produces MSFLLFQSSVAVYFLCFAAYLVFFITHKPPIRRVGRTIFLVAFLIHTVNILARSIEAGHTPITSHHETVSFFAWSVSCCYLSFRWRYTVKNLGVFASFLVLALMVVAGLSSRAIMPLPPALQSWWLPVHASITILADGFLALACIGGIMYLLQEREIKKKRFGLFYSRLPSLEALDKLNHHCLSVGFPLFTVGLITGSLWAKQAWGAYWHWDPKETWSLITWFLYAAALHQRFTVGWRGRRVALLSILGFLSILFTLWGVSFLLEGVHTYVS; encoded by the coding sequence ATGAGTTTTTTGCTCTTTCAATCCAGTGTTGCGGTCTATTTTCTCTGTTTTGCCGCTTACTTGGTCTTTTTTATAACGCACAAACCCCCCATTCGCCGGGTTGGGCGAACAATCTTTCTTGTCGCCTTTTTGATTCATACGGTCAATATTCTTGCCCGCTCCATCGAGGCGGGGCACACCCCCATAACCAGCCATCATGAAACCGTTTCCTTCTTCGCCTGGTCGGTGAGCTGTTGTTACCTCTCTTTCCGCTGGCGCTATACCGTAAAAAATCTCGGTGTTTTCGCAAGTTTCCTGGTGTTGGCACTTATGGTTGTGGCTGGGTTGTCTTCGCGGGCCATCATGCCTCTGCCCCCGGCACTGCAATCCTGGTGGCTACCGGTCCATGCCTCTATAACCATCTTGGCCGATGGCTTTCTTGCCCTGGCCTGTATCGGCGGCATCATGTATTTACTCCAGGAGCGGGAGATCAAGAAAAAACGTTTTGGTCTTTTCTACTCGCGTCTTCCTTCTCTTGAGGCCCTGGATAAGCTCAATCATCATTGTCTCAGCGTCGGGTTCCCCCTGTTTACTGTGGGCCTGATCACCGGCTCGCTGTGGGCAAAACAGGCATGGGGAGCGTATTGGCACTGGGATCCCAAGGAAACCTGGTCGCTTATCACCTGGTTTCTCTATGCCGCAGCTCTGCACCAACGTTTTACCGTGGGCTGGCGAGGAAGGCGTGTCGCTCTTTTGAGCATCCTTGGTTTTCTCTCTATTTTGTTTACCCTTTGGGGTGTTTCCTTTCTGTTAGAAGGAGTCCATACCTATGTCTCGTGA
- the hemA gene encoding glutamyl-tRNA reductase, whose product MSRDAIVLLGVNHKTTPLAVREKLALTSGYEAPLQALAELKELQEFYLLSTCNRVEVLFTCRNVQQATKRVQEVLFGEAITAEELEQHAYQYVNHEAVEHLFLVAASLDSMIVGEAQILGQLKEAYRHATEADSTGFILNKLLHKSFSVAKRVRTETRIGASAVSISYAAVELGRKIFGDLQGKKVMLVGAGEMAELAAEHLVGQGVSEVVVANRTLQRAVNLARCYNGHAVSLEELLDQLQLVDIIISSTGSPDLILRREDVRSVMRGRRNRPLFFIDIAVPRDLDPAINELDNVYLYDIDDLNNVVEMNKSERDKEAVKAQRIVDEEKIKFSKWLANMESTPTIIQLRKTIEEQVRGEVEKSLGRWDDMEPATRQKLEKMVAGITGKLAYPPLHFLKTENHCIALPERIKTIRELYQMDNGDSPQEGQ is encoded by the coding sequence ATGTCTCGTGACGCCATTGTGCTGCTGGGCGTCAATCATAAAACCACGCCACTTGCAGTCCGCGAAAAACTGGCACTCACCTCCGGCTATGAAGCCCCGCTCCAGGCTCTGGCCGAACTCAAGGAGTTGCAAGAATTTTATCTCCTCTCCACCTGTAACCGGGTTGAGGTTCTCTTTACCTGTCGTAATGTCCAGCAGGCGACGAAACGGGTTCAGGAGGTTCTTTTTGGAGAGGCTATCACCGCCGAAGAGCTTGAACAGCACGCCTACCAGTATGTCAATCATGAGGCAGTCGAGCATCTTTTTCTGGTGGCCGCCAGCCTGGACTCGATGATTGTTGGTGAGGCGCAGATTTTAGGTCAGCTCAAGGAGGCCTATCGTCACGCCACCGAGGCTGATTCCACCGGTTTTATTCTCAATAAACTGCTGCATAAATCTTTTTCCGTGGCAAAACGGGTGCGCACGGAAACCCGGATTGGTGCCAGTGCGGTCTCCATCAGCTATGCAGCTGTGGAGCTGGGACGAAAAATTTTTGGTGATCTCCAGGGCAAAAAGGTCATGCTGGTGGGTGCTGGTGAGATGGCAGAGCTGGCGGCCGAGCATCTGGTCGGGCAAGGGGTCTCCGAAGTTGTGGTCGCTAATCGGACCTTGCAGCGCGCGGTGAACCTTGCCCGCTGCTACAACGGGCACGCTGTTTCCCTTGAGGAGTTGCTGGATCAGTTGCAACTCGTTGACATTATAATCAGCTCCACGGGATCACCAGACTTGATACTCAGGCGAGAGGATGTACGTTCGGTGATGCGTGGCCGGCGCAATCGGCCGTTGTTTTTCATCGATATCGCCGTGCCTCGTGATCTCGACCCGGCAATTAACGAGCTTGATAACGTCTATCTCTACGATATTGATGATCTCAACAATGTGGTTGAGATGAACAAGTCAGAGCGGGACAAGGAGGCGGTGAAGGCGCAGCGGATTGTTGATGAGGAAAAAATAAAATTTTCCAAGTGGCTTGCCAATATGGAATCCACTCCAACCATCATTCAACTGCGCAAGACCATTGAAGAACAGGTTCGAGGAGAGGTTGAAAAATCTCTGGGCCGCTGGGACGACATGGAGCCTGCCACCCGTCAGAAACTGGAAAAGATGGTCGCCGGTATCACCGGAAAACTGGCCTATCCGCCGCTCCATTTTCTGAAAACGGAAAACCATTGTATTGCCTTGCCCGAGCGGATCAAAACCATCCGTGAGCTTTACCAAATGGACAACGGAGATTCCCCGCAGGAGGGGCAGTGA
- a CDS encoding Gfo/Idh/MocA family oxidoreductase — protein MGAPGRTLRVGVLGAGKHGSRYARHILSDVEGLALSGISRRSEAGQQLAKELGCPWYPRWQDLIAAPDVDCLVAALPPTLNREVAMACAEAGKPLLLEKPMAVTVKDAAIIAHAFASRRLGLTIGQTLRYNQVVNALKDRLGMIGKLASFSINQRLEPATLDWLDQAEHAGAGVSFHTAVHIFDALHYITGQSIVRVLARTRCLHTQSMEDHLVALLELEDGSLGVLDSSKIGPARSGQFEFIGEEGLLQGDQVHHQMAFIQGMQTQPLDCGEPVSTIIPLLQDWYRFLCGEGENPIAPEAGEAAIRVSAACLQSAASGQWQPVYPNS, from the coding sequence ATGGGGGCTCCGGGGAGAACATTACGCGTTGGGGTACTCGGTGCCGGGAAACATGGAAGCCGCTATGCCCGTCACATCCTCAGCGATGTTGAGGGGCTGGCTCTTTCGGGGATCAGCCGCAGGAGCGAGGCTGGTCAGCAACTTGCCAAAGAGCTTGGTTGCCCATGGTATCCCAGGTGGCAGGACTTGATCGCTGCACCTGATGTCGACTGTCTTGTCGCTGCGCTGCCCCCAACCTTGAATCGGGAAGTGGCAATGGCCTGTGCCGAGGCGGGCAAGCCGCTTCTCCTGGAAAAACCCATGGCCGTGACCGTCAAGGATGCGGCAATTATAGCGCATGCCTTTGCCAGTCGAAGACTCGGTCTCACCATTGGCCAGACACTTCGCTACAACCAGGTCGTCAATGCTCTTAAAGATCGGCTAGGTATGATCGGCAAGCTTGCAAGTTTCTCGATCAACCAACGTTTGGAACCGGCAACGCTTGACTGGCTGGATCAGGCAGAACATGCTGGCGCCGGGGTCAGTTTTCATACTGCAGTCCATATCTTTGATGCCCTTCACTATATCACCGGGCAGTCCATCGTCCGAGTCCTGGCCAGAACGCGCTGCCTGCACACTCAGAGCATGGAAGATCACCTGGTGGCCTTACTCGAACTGGAAGATGGGAGCCTGGGAGTGCTCGACAGTTCCAAAATCGGGCCAGCTCGATCGGGACAATTTGAATTTATCGGAGAGGAAGGGCTGCTTCAAGGAGATCAGGTGCATCACCAGATGGCATTTATTCAGGGCATGCAGACACAGCCACTCGATTGTGGAGAGCCGGTGAGTACGATCATCCCGTTGTTGCAGGATTGGTATCGATTTCTCTGCGGGGAAGGGGAAAATCCAATTGCACCTGAGGCGGGGGAGGCCGCCATCCGTGTCTCTGCGGCCTGTCTGCAATCGGCCGCCTCTGGGCAGTGGCAGCCGGTATACCCGAATTCGTGA
- a CDS encoding IMP cyclohydrolase, protein MTDLKKMYSTLRGDSFPMDMTITFGDQSLVYRKKTWKIPMEDGTVDERGLRYGENPDQEAALYELVNGNLLLGECQFIEPGNGLVSSITVEDMLQVGKHPGKINLTDVDNGLNIIKYMIDKPAAAILKHNNPCGAAIGTSLADAYNRANRCDRIAAFGGAVVTTQAIDKETAELMSQNYLEVVCAPDFEDGVLEILARRKNLRVIRMPGITRLGDFEKFRFVDFKSLIDGGIVVQQSAVNSIRSASDLKPAVSTYKGVDYACERQPTQREIDDMLFGWAVEHGVTSNSVIYVKDGCTTAIGAGEQDRVGVAEIAIQKAYTKYADVTCFDAHGLPYADLVLQIAQGKRDKAEKEAIDAKVKADRAGLPGSVMISDAFFPFRDAADVGIREGVTAILQAGGSIRDFESIQACNEADPQVAMMYTGQRSFKH, encoded by the coding sequence ATGACAGACCTGAAAAAAATGTATTCTACCCTGCGCGGCGATTCCTTTCCCATGGATATGACCATCACCTTTGGTGATCAGAGCTTGGTTTATCGTAAAAAGACCTGGAAGATCCCCATGGAAGACGGCACTGTTGATGAGCGTGGTCTTCGTTATGGAGAAAATCCGGACCAGGAGGCCGCTCTCTACGAGCTGGTCAACGGAAATCTGCTGTTGGGCGAATGCCAGTTTATCGAGCCAGGAAACGGACTGGTCAGTTCCATTACCGTGGAAGATATGTTGCAGGTAGGAAAACATCCGGGCAAGATCAACCTTACCGATGTGGACAATGGCCTCAATATCATCAAATACATGATTGATAAACCCGCTGCGGCCATCCTCAAGCATAACAATCCATGTGGTGCAGCCATTGGTACCAGCCTGGCCGATGCCTATAACCGTGCCAACCGTTGCGATCGTATCGCGGCCTTTGGCGGGGCCGTTGTGACCACTCAGGCCATTGACAAAGAAACCGCAGAACTGATGTCGCAAAACTACCTTGAGGTTGTCTGTGCCCCCGACTTTGAGGATGGAGTCCTTGAAATTCTGGCCCGCCGCAAAAACCTGCGCGTCATTCGCATGCCCGGCATCACCCGTCTTGGCGATTTTGAGAAATTTCGCTTTGTCGATTTCAAATCATTGATCGACGGTGGCATCGTAGTCCAGCAGTCGGCAGTGAACTCCATTCGCTCAGCTTCAGATCTCAAACCCGCCGTCAGTACCTACAAAGGTGTGGACTACGCCTGTGAGCGTCAACCCACCCAGCGTGAAATTGACGATATGCTCTTTGGCTGGGCCGTCGAGCACGGAGTGACCTCCAACTCGGTTATCTACGTCAAGGATGGGTGTACAACCGCCATTGGTGCAGGTGAGCAGGATCGCGTGGGCGTCGCTGAGATTGCCATCCAGAAAGCCTACACCAAGTATGCAGATGTCACCTGCTTTGATGCCCACGGTCTTCCCTACGCTGACCTGGTTCTGCAGATCGCCCAGGGCAAACGGGACAAGGCGGAAAAAGAGGCCATTGATGCCAAGGTCAAAGCTGACCGCGCAGGGCTTCCAGGCTCGGTAATGATCTCCGATGCCTTCTTCCCCTTCCGTGACGCTGCCGATGTTGGTATCCGTGAGGGCGTAACCGCCATTCTTCAGGCTGGAGGCTCAATTCGGGATTTTGAATCCATTCAGGCCTGCAACGAGGCTGATCCCCAGGTGGCCATGATGTATACCGGGCAGCGCTCTTTTAAACATTAA
- a CDS encoding NTP transferase domain-containing protein, which produces MPPSIIAVVLAAGKGTRMKSAVAKVLHPVFFRPMLHHVLDSVKTAGIDTCAVIIGHQRKAVEQILVPYAVDTVVQEEQLGTGHAVLCAEPSCADKDAVLILCGDTPLIRAETLEEMIKVHQQQKSTLTLMTTRVENPFGYGRILRDPDGQITGIVEQKDATESQLQVDEINAGIYLVNRSFLFSALAQVGTNNAQGEVYLTDIVALAKETGAAIQSFVHPEPLDVLGVNSRVELAQAQKILQQRHNHTLMMSGVSLESPETTLVSADCVLGQDCHLEPNVRLSEGTTLENGCTIETGAVLKNCHLGAGVTVGAHAVLVNRRLASGSVIPPLSYHP; this is translated from the coding sequence ATGCCACCATCAATTATCGCCGTTGTCCTTGCTGCGGGTAAAGGTACCCGTATGAAATCCGCTGTGGCCAAAGTGTTGCACCCTGTTTTTTTTCGGCCCATGCTCCATCACGTCCTTGATAGTGTCAAGACCGCTGGTATAGATACATGTGCCGTCATTATCGGCCACCAACGCAAAGCTGTTGAGCAAATTCTTGTCCCCTATGCGGTTGACACTGTGGTGCAGGAGGAGCAGCTCGGCACAGGCCATGCGGTTCTCTGCGCAGAACCGAGCTGTGCCGACAAGGACGCAGTTTTAATCCTCTGTGGAGATACCCCTCTGATTCGCGCTGAAACCCTTGAAGAAATGATCAAGGTGCATCAGCAGCAGAAGTCGACACTGACCCTGATGACCACACGGGTGGAAAATCCCTTTGGGTATGGCCGAATTTTACGTGATCCGGACGGGCAAATCACGGGGATTGTCGAGCAAAAAGATGCCACCGAGTCACAACTGCAGGTTGATGAAATTAATGCAGGTATTTATTTGGTCAATCGCTCATTTCTTTTTTCAGCACTTGCCCAGGTCGGGACCAACAATGCCCAAGGGGAGGTCTATCTGACCGACATTGTCGCGCTGGCCAAAGAGACAGGTGCTGCTATCCAGAGCTTTGTTCACCCTGAACCTCTTGATGTTCTCGGCGTTAACTCGCGCGTCGAGTTGGCCCAGGCACAAAAAATTTTGCAACAGCGACACAACCATACGCTGATGATGTCCGGGGTTTCCCTGGAATCACCAGAGACGACCTTGGTTTCTGCTGATTGCGTCCTTGGACAGGATTGCCACCTTGAACCCAACGTACGCCTCAGTGAGGGAACGACGCTTGAAAATGGCTGCACAATTGAGACAGGTGCTGTGCTTAAGAATTGCCATCTCGGTGCAGGCGTTACGGTTGGAGCCCATGCGGTTTTAGTCAACCGCAGGCTGGCATCTGGTAGTGTGATCCCGCCTCTCAGTTACCACCCCTAA
- a CDS encoding homocysteine S-methyltransferase family protein, with protein MRPQDHEVLILDGACGTNLQEMIIPYSAWEGKEGCNELLNLTAPDVITALHKSFVDAGAMVIETNTFGASRIVLEEYGLENKVKELNVAGVEAARKAINGKENTYIAGSIGPGTKLPSLGHITVDALAAAYQEQVQALVEAGVDMLIIETCQDLLQIKTAMTTCFETLEALNTDIPVMASVTIERTGTMLVGTDIAAAAVTFEPFPILSFGMNCATGPQDMESHIRWLSRNWPKRISCVPNQGLPEVVDGKTCYPLTPEQYGQEMKRFITEYGVSIVGGCCGTTAAHIKKLVETLEGVKPGVREVSA; from the coding sequence ATGCGACCACAAGATCATGAGGTGCTGATACTCGACGGTGCCTGCGGAACAAATCTCCAGGAAATGATTATCCCATATTCTGCATGGGAGGGAAAAGAGGGATGTAATGAGCTCTTAAATCTCACTGCACCTGATGTCATAACCGCTTTGCACAAAAGTTTTGTTGATGCCGGAGCCATGGTCATTGAGACCAATACCTTCGGTGCCAGCCGTATCGTCCTTGAAGAATATGGATTGGAGAACAAGGTCAAAGAACTTAATGTTGCCGGGGTAGAGGCTGCAAGAAAAGCGATTAACGGTAAGGAAAACACCTACATCGCCGGCTCCATCGGACCGGGAACCAAATTGCCTTCACTTGGTCATATAACAGTTGATGCGCTTGCTGCAGCCTACCAGGAGCAGGTTCAAGCCTTGGTGGAAGCCGGGGTTGACATGCTCATCATTGAGACCTGCCAGGATCTGTTGCAGATTAAAACCGCAATGACCACCTGTTTTGAAACTCTGGAAGCACTTAATACAGACATACCTGTTATGGCCTCGGTAACCATCGAGCGGACCGGAACCATGCTGGTGGGGACTGACATCGCTGCTGCTGCGGTTACCTTTGAGCCGTTTCCGATCCTGTCTTTTGGTATGAACTGTGCCACCGGCCCCCAGGACATGGAGTCCCATATTCGATGGCTCAGTCGAAACTGGCCCAAACGCATCTCCTGTGTGCCCAATCAGGGATTGCCTGAGGTCGTTGACGGTAAGACCTGCTATCCGCTTACACCTGAGCAATATGGGCAGGAAATGAAGCGTTTTATTACCGAGTATGGCGTTTCTATTGTCGGTGGCTGTTGTGGTACAACTGCAGCTCATATCAAGAAACTGGTGGAAACCCTGGAAGGAGTGAAGCCTGGAGTACGGGAGGTAAGTGCATGA
- a CDS encoding dihydropteroate synthase has translation MKPSVSSLYQAVELQQEIPPLLIGERANSNGSKKFRELLLADDYQACLKIAVEQENKGAHVIDLCTAYAGRDELKDLTTLVGLCAASLKAPLMIDSTTPECIEACLRIYPGRAIINSVNLEDGGTNLRRVCKAAKKYGAAVVALTIDQQGMAMTSGDKIRIAKEIHAIAVDECGLRPQDILFDCLTFTVGSGDENLRTAAIETMEGIRLIKTELPGCMTVLGLSNISFGLAPQARRVLNSVFLHEAVNAGLDAAIVDAAKIIPLARIPEEDREVCLDLLLNRKGEGDKNPLMRFIDYFSDKTAAAEDDTQGSEQTVEEQLFNKVMDGDKDDLEDLLAILRQRFKPINIINQILVPAMRHVGELFGKGEILLPFVLQSAEVMKVSVSLLEPFMEKAESDSTTKILLATVQGDVHDIGKNLVDIILSNNGYKVFNIGIKMPAETIIEKAKEYDVDMIGLSGLLVKSALVMQDTMPQYKEAGLEVPILLGGAALTPKFVAESCVPKYPGPVVYCSDAFAGLKAAQEFEEGTLTATEYDAATAIKPMKPGVKVLEIDRSNPVPHPPFWGQRYVENVDPAELFPLINEQALFRGRWGYRRGKMGSEEYKELIQGKVQPLYNKILEQSVAEGWLQPKISYGYFHCHSQENDLVVEAEGKEHIFAFPRQEEAPFLCISDYFKTEKEGGDVAGFFVVTIGDTIAKEIAKLYEADAYHDYLMLHGFSVEVTDALAEYWHRIMRQELSLGGVDGDIVTQEYQGSRYGFGYPSCPDLDAHQPLFAFLKPEGIGVSLTENMQMVPEQTTSAIVAHHPQAKYFAV, from the coding sequence ATGAAACCATCAGTATCCAGTCTGTACCAGGCAGTTGAATTGCAGCAGGAAATTCCGCCGCTTTTGATCGGAGAGCGTGCCAATTCCAATGGTTCCAAAAAATTCCGTGAACTTCTTTTGGCTGACGATTATCAGGCCTGTCTGAAAATCGCGGTTGAACAGGAAAACAAGGGCGCCCATGTCATAGATCTCTGTACTGCCTATGCAGGACGAGATGAGCTCAAAGACCTGACCACCTTGGTGGGACTCTGTGCAGCCAGCCTCAAGGCGCCTCTGATGATCGATTCCACCACCCCTGAGTGTATCGAGGCCTGCCTGCGCATCTATCCTGGTCGGGCCATTATCAACTCGGTCAACCTGGAGGATGGGGGCACCAATCTGCGCCGAGTCTGTAAAGCCGCCAAAAAATATGGCGCAGCGGTGGTTGCGCTGACCATTGATCAGCAGGGAATGGCCATGACAAGTGGCGATAAGATCAGAATCGCCAAAGAAATCCATGCCATTGCTGTTGACGAGTGTGGGCTGCGTCCCCAGGATATCCTCTTTGATTGTCTGACCTTTACAGTGGGCTCCGGTGATGAAAACCTGCGCACTGCAGCCATCGAGACCATGGAAGGAATCCGCCTGATAAAAACTGAGCTTCCCGGTTGCATGACGGTCCTGGGGCTGAGCAATATCTCCTTTGGCCTGGCTCCTCAGGCTCGGCGTGTCTTGAATTCCGTCTTCCTCCACGAAGCAGTGAATGCAGGTCTTGATGCGGCTATTGTCGATGCAGCGAAAATTATCCCTCTTGCACGTATACCTGAAGAGGATAGGGAAGTCTGCCTTGATTTGCTGCTCAACCGGAAAGGGGAGGGCGATAAAAATCCTCTGATGCGTTTTATCGACTATTTCAGCGATAAAACCGCTGCAGCCGAGGATGATACCCAAGGCAGCGAGCAAACTGTTGAGGAGCAGCTTTTCAACAAGGTCATGGATGGAGATAAGGATGACCTGGAAGACCTTCTGGCCATTCTCCGTCAACGTTTTAAACCGATCAATATCATCAACCAGATCCTGGTCCCGGCCATGCGCCATGTGGGCGAATTATTTGGTAAGGGGGAAATTCTGCTCCCCTTTGTTTTGCAGTCGGCTGAGGTTATGAAGGTCTCGGTTTCCCTGCTTGAGCCGTTCATGGAGAAGGCCGAAAGCGACAGCACCACCAAAATTCTGCTGGCTACTGTACAAGGCGATGTACATGATATCGGTAAAAATCTGGTTGATATTATCCTGAGCAATAATGGGTATAAGGTCTTTAATATCGGCATTAAAATGCCTGCTGAAACCATTATAGAAAAGGCGAAGGAGTACGACGTCGATATGATCGGACTCTCCGGCCTGCTGGTCAAATCGGCCCTGGTCATGCAGGATACCATGCCTCAGTATAAGGAAGCCGGACTTGAGGTGCCCATCTTACTGGGGGGCGCTGCCTTGACCCCGAAGTTTGTTGCTGAGTCCTGTGTGCCAAAATACCCGGGCCCGGTGGTGTACTGCTCCGATGCCTTTGCAGGACTCAAAGCAGCGCAGGAGTTTGAGGAAGGGACCTTGACCGCGACCGAGTATGACGCAGCAACAGCGATCAAGCCGATGAAACCAGGGGTTAAGGTGCTGGAGATTGATCGGTCAAACCCTGTACCCCATCCACCTTTCTGGGGACAACGTTATGTGGAAAATGTTGATCCGGCAGAACTGTTTCCTCTTATTAATGAGCAGGCGCTCTTTCGCGGCCGTTGGGGATATCGCCGCGGGAAGATGGGCTCTGAGGAGTACAAGGAACTCATTCAGGGCAAGGTTCAGCCCTTATATAATAAAATCCTTGAGCAGTCTGTAGCCGAAGGCTGGTTGCAGCCCAAAATCAGCTATGGCTATTTTCACTGCCATTCTCAAGAAAACGACCTTGTGGTTGAAGCAGAAGGGAAAGAACATATTTTTGCATTCCCCCGCCAGGAGGAAGCCCCGTTTCTTTGCATTTCCGATTATTTCAAGACAGAAAAGGAAGGCGGAGACGTAGCCGGCTTTTTTGTCGTGACCATTGGTGATACAATAGCAAAGGAAATTGCCAAGCTGTATGAGGCTGATGCCTACCATGATTATCTTATGCTCCATGGGTTCAGTGTAGAAGTGACCGATGCCCTTGCTGAATACTGGCATCGGATTATGCGGCAGGAACTCAGTCTTGGAGGTGTAGACGGTGATATCGTCACCCAGGAATACCAAGGCTCGCGTTACGGCTTTGGGTACCCCTCATGCCCAGATTTGGATGCGCATCAGCCCTTGTTCGCCTTCCTCAAGCCTGAGGGCATTGGCGTGAGCTTGACAGAAAACATGCAAATGGTGCCTGAGCAGACGACATCTGCCATTGTGGCCCATCATCCCCAAGCCAAATACTTTGCGGTGTAA
- a CDS encoding rubredoxin: MNATSERYICANCGYVYDPENGDPMNSVPPGTPFEELPESWVCPMCYATKDNFDLLD; the protein is encoded by the coding sequence ATGAATGCAACAAGCGAGCGATACATCTGCGCCAACTGTGGGTATGTCTATGACCCTGAAAATGGGGATCCGATGAATTCTGTGCCGCCAGGGACTCCGTTTGAGGAACTTCCTGAATCCTGGGTCTGTCCCATGTGTTATGCGACAAAAGACAATTTTGATCTTCTGGATTAA